Proteins encoded in a region of the Ursus arctos isolate Adak ecotype North America unplaced genomic scaffold, UrsArc2.0 scaffold_2, whole genome shotgun sequence genome:
- the AGFG2 gene encoding arf-GAP domain and FG repeat-containing protein 2, producing the protein MVMAAKKGPGPGGGVSGGKAEAEAASEVWCRRVRELGGCSQAGNRHCFECAQRGVTYVDITVGSFVCTTCSGLLRGLNPPHRVKSISMTTFTEPEVVFLQSRGNEVCRKIWLGLFDARTSLIPDSRDPQKVKEFLQEKYEKKRWYVPPDQVKGPAYTKGSASTPIQGSVPEGKPLRTLLGDPVPSLPAAASTSSQSVSQSQPRTSQPRSSQPPPHSSVKKASTDLLADIGGDPFAAPQVAPTFAAFPAFGGQTPSHGGFANFDAFGGSPGSSAFGSLPPAGQGPFQAQPTPPASRMLTGSSSFGSSQVTPFAASPLAPASQPNSLADMGSLLAPGTSAGGIPSSIFGVAGQVPTLQSAPAGGGGSTGLAFGAFTNPFTVPAAHPQLPSTNPFQPNGLATGPSFGMSSAGPGFPQTVPPTRAFVSTFPSPLFPPQTSMTQQQNGSSFSDLGSAKLGQRQLSQPAGTSTNPFMTGSSSSPFASKPPTTNPFL; encoded by the exons ATGGTGATGGCGGCGAAGAAGGGTccaggcccaggtggcggggtcAGCGGGGGAAaggcggaggcggaggcggccTCGGAGGTGTGGTGTCGCCGGGTGCGGGAGCTGGGCGGCTGCAGCCAGGCGGGGAACCGCCACTGCTTCGAGTGCGCCCAGCGCGGGGTCACCTACGTGGATATCACCGTGGGCAGCTTCGTCTGCACCACCTGCTCCGGCCTCCT GAGAGGCCTGAACCCCCCTCATCGAGTCAAGTCCATCTCCATGACAACTTTCACTGAGCCCGAAGTCGTATTCCTGCAATCCCGTGGAAATGAG GTTTGCAGAAAGATTTGGCTGGGTCTTTTTGATGCTCGGACATCTTTAATACCGGATTCCAGGGATCCTCAGAAGGTGAAGGAGTTTCTCCAGGAGAAATATGAGAAGAAGAGATG GTATGTCCCCCCAGACCAAGTCAAGGGGCCTGCTTATACCAAAGGCAGTGCCTCCACCCCCATCCAGGGCTCCGTCCCGGAAGGGAAGCCCCTGCGGACTCTTCTGGGGGATCCTGTGCCATCTCTCCCAGCTGCCGCCTCCACCTCTAGCCAG TCTGTCAGTCAGTCTCAGCCTCGGACGTCCCAGCCCCGGAGCTCGCAGCCACCTCCCCACTCCTCGGTCAAGAAAGCCAGTACTGACCTGCTGGCCGACATTGGTGGAGACCCCTTTGCCGCTCCCCAGGTGGCACCAACTTTTGCTGCATTCCCAGCCTTCGGGG GCCAGACACCTTCCCACGGAGGCTTTGCCAACTTCGATGCCTTTGGCGGCAGCCCCGGCTCCTCTGCATTTGGAAGCCTTCCTCCAGCTGGCCAAGGCCCGTTCCAGGCCCAGCCAACACCCCCAG CCAGTCGGATGCTAACTGGAAGTTCCAGCTTTG GGAGCAGCCAGGTGACTCCATTTGCGGCCTCTCCTCTTGCACCTGCCAGTCAGCCCAACAGCCTCGCAGATATGGGCAGCCTCCTGGCGCCCGGAACATCAGCTGGAGGTATCCCTAGCAG CATCTTCGGGGTGGCCGGCCAGGTCCCCACGCTCCAGTCGGCCCCAGCTGGTGGAGGCGGCAGCACAGGGCTTGCCTTTGGAG CCTTCACCAACCCTTTCACAGTCCCTGCTGCTCACCCCCAGCTGCCTTCCACCAACCCGTTCCAGCCCAACGGCCTGGCCACAG GGCCCAGCTTTGGGATGAGCAGTGCTGGGCCTGGCTTCCCCCAGACAGTGCCACCCACCAGGGCCTTTGTCAGCACCTTCCCATCACCACTGTTCCCCCCACAGACCTCCATGACTCAGCAGCAGAATG GCTCTTCCTTCAGCGATCTAGGATCAGCCAAGCTGGGGCAGaggcaactgagccagccagctgggACCTCCACCAACCCCTTCATG ACTGGATCCTCATCAAGCCCGTTTGCCTCCAAACCTCCAACCACCAACCCATTCTTGTAG